The Legionella spiritensis DNA segment GAATTGATTATGGCCGGCGACGCCTTCCAGAAACATGGGTACCAGTGCTGCATGGTACTGCCTGGCCAGTTGTGCATAGACATTGTCGAATAATTTGCGATAGGCAGGGCCATAATTGGGCGGAAGATAGGTTCCTAACAACAACGCTTTTGCCCCTGCCTGTCGGCTCATGTCGAGCATTTTAGCCAGGTTTTGTTTCATTGCGGCCACAGGCAGCCCGCGCAGACCATCGTTAGCGCCCAGTTCGATGATAATGATTTCAGGATCATATTTTGGTATGGCCATTTTAAGCTTCTGCAAGCCATTGCTGGTGGTATCACCGCTCGTGCTGAGATTGATCAACCGATAGTCAGGGTATTGGTTGTTGAGGCGTTCTTTCAGCAGGTTAACCCAGCTCTTTTGAATATCAATACCATAACCGGCACTCAGACTGTCTCCCAGGACAATAATGGTTTTTGCCTGCAAGGATGCTATGCTGAAAAAAAACAATAGAAATAAAGCACGGAATTTCATGGCGCTCCATAATGTTATGATGACACTTCAGGATGTCTATTATACGGTACAAAGTGGTGAACAATTATTACCTATATTGAAAGATATCAATCTTGCTATCAAGTCCGGGGCCAGTATCGCAATTACAGGGGCGTCCGGTTCGGGAAAAAGTTCACTCCTTCATTTAATGGCCGGCCTTGAGCTCCCCACGTCCGGACAAATTTTTTATGGGGAGGAGGACATCACCCTGGCCGATGAAGATCGGCGGGCACAGTTAAGGGCACGAAAAATCGGATTTATTTTTCAATCCTTCCAGTTACTTCCCAATCTCACCGCCCTGGAAAACGTGTTATTACCACTGGAAATCAATCAACAGGCCGACGCGCTGACGGAGGCGTTATCCTGGCTGGATAAAGTGGGTCTTAAGCAACGAGCCAGTCACTATCCCTTGCAATTATCAGGCGGAGAACAACAACGGGTTGCCATAGCCAGAGCGTTCGCCATCTCGCCTTCCGTCCTGTTTGCCGATGAGCCAACCGGAAATCTGGATAACCGGACAGGAAAAATCATTGCCGATTTGTTGTTTGATTTAAATCGCCTTCACCAGACTACGCTGGTTATTGTGACCCATGATGAGGCACTGGCCAAACGATGTGTCGAGCATTGGCCTTTGATTGACGGAACGGTCAAATGTTAAATTTGCCCCTGACCCTGAAAGCCACCCTGCGAGACTGGAAGAGCGGGGAGCTGACGCTCTTGCTGATGGCGTTGATTATCGCCGTAGCCTGCGTTACGGCGATCAGCAATTTTACCACGCTCATCAACCGCCAGCTTGAACAAAGTACGGCTAATCTTCTGGGAGCGGATGCGGTTGTAGTCAGCAGCGTTCCCATTCCTTCCCGGTGGCGAGACGAAGCGGCACGCCTGGCTCTGACTCAGACGACAAGTGTCACATTTTTAAGCATGGTGGAATATCATGGCCACTTGCAATTGGCGCAAATTCATAGCGTATCCGCTCCCTATCCGTTACGGGGAACCGTGAGGGTCGCCGACAGAATTTCCGATAAGACCGGTCACCCCGCTCAAATCCCTGCGGCCGGAAACGTCTGGCTGGAACCCAGGTTATTGTCCCTGCTTTCCGCCGACATCGGTCAATACATCACCATTGGCGCCGCGAGATTGCGAATCGCCGGAGTTATTCTTGAACAACCCGGGCAAATGGGTAACTGGTTTACCATTTCTCCACGTATCATCATGAATCAGCAAGACATAGCCAAAACCAAAGTGATTCAGCGCGGCAGCCGAGTGACCTATTCCTGGTTGCTTCGCGGGGCGAAAAAAAACGTAAGCGCGTTAAAAAAGGATTTGCACAATAAGCTGACCAGCCATCAGGAATGGACCGATAGCCAAAATAACAATCCGACCGTCGTGCGAGCGACGGAGCGCACACTGAGTTATCTTCATCTTGGTACTTTAATGAGTCTGGTTTTAGCCGGTGTGGCCATTAGTATGGCAACCTTGCGCTATTGCCAGCGTCATATCGGACAGGTGGCGTTATTACGTTGTTTCGGAGCGTCACAATCACAGATCCTCGGGATCTATCTCGGTAGTCTGTTCTTGCTGGGCAGTACTGCCTGTCTTATTGGAGCTGCCATCGGG contains these protein-coding regions:
- a CDS encoding arylesterase; protein product: MKFRALFLLFFFSIASLQAKTIIVLGDSLSAGYGIDIQKSWVNLLKERLNNQYPDYRLINLSTSGDTTSNGLQKLKMAIPKYDPEIIIIELGANDGLRGLPVAAMKQNLAKMLDMSRQAGAKALLLGTYLPPNYGPAYRKLFDNVYAQLARQYHAALVPMFLEGVAGHNQFMQQDGLHPNEQAQQRILDNIWPHLTSILQK
- a CDS encoding ABC transporter ATP-binding protein gives rise to the protein MALHNVMMTLQDVYYTVQSGEQLLPILKDINLAIKSGASIAITGASGSGKSSLLHLMAGLELPTSGQIFYGEEDITLADEDRRAQLRARKIGFIFQSFQLLPNLTALENVLLPLEINQQADALTEALSWLDKVGLKQRASHYPLQLSGGEQQRVAIARAFAISPSVLFADEPTGNLDNRTGKIIADLLFDLNRLHQTTLVIVTHDEALAKRCVEHWPLIDGTVKC